The following proteins are encoded in a genomic region of Populus trichocarpa isolate Nisqually-1 chromosome 13, P.trichocarpa_v4.1, whole genome shotgun sequence:
- the LOC7482402 gene encoding RNA polymerase sigma factor sigB — protein sequence MSCLLPQFKCQPDTFSVHFRNLQHHGTNHTQLPQCVLSSASPSTAVLDLEKLRLPSLEPHSDSISANRPWTYIGGIGPQKKPPFGTSLAAETLIANDEAVIAAAAAEAVALARAAVKVAKDAAEMAKNYSSMKKETKIPIASTTDSFSSMWSLLTEKERADIIGDSVSAETRLREEYSVQYPTEEYDCLEPTQEELALLQKQLSEGIAVRSKRQTERKARRARAAEKAAANVVSVKSGSTSKKKRVPLQEVDQSDPLRFFRGASSSSRLLSATEEVELSEGIQDLLKLERIEEELKERFGGEPSFAQWAAAAGVDQLTLRKRLNYGILCKDKMIKSNVRLVISIAKNYQGTGMNLQDLVQEGCRGLVRGAEKFDASKGFKFSTYAHWWIKQAVRKSLSDRSRTIRLPFHMVDATYRVKEARKQLYSENGRHPDDKEVAEAAGLSMKRLSAVLLTPKAPRSLDQKMGFNMDLKLSEVTADPEAETAEDLLMKEFMKKDLAKVLGSLSPRENQVVRWRFGMEDGRMKTLQEIGELMGVSRERVRQIELSAFRKLKNKNRTKQLRQYMVA from the exons ATGTCTTGTTTACTGCCACAGTTCAAGTGCCAACCAGACACTTTCTCTGTACATTTTAGAAATCTCCAACATCACGGCACCAACCATACCCAACTCC caCAATGCGTTTTGTCCTCTGCATCACCATCAACCGCGGTGCTTGATCTGGAGAAGCTGAGATTGCCTTCTTTAGAACCTCATTCAGATTCAATTTCTGCAAACAGACCGTGGACGTATATAGGGGGAATCGGTCCACAGAAGAAG CCACCCTTTGGAACTAGTTTAGCCGCAGAAACACTTATCGCAAATGATGAGGCTGtaattgctgctgctgctgctgaagcAGTTGCTCTTGCAAGAGCTGCTGTCAAGGTTGCGAAAGATGCAGCTGAAATGGCTAAGAATTACTCTTCtatgaagaaagaaacaaaaattccaATAGCATCTACAACAGATTCCTTCTCATCAATGTGGTCTCTGCTTACTGAAAAAGAACGAGCTGATATAATAGGAGATTCCGTGTCAGCTGAAACTAGATTAAGAGAAGAATATTCCGTGCAATACCCGACCGAAGAATATGATTGTTTAGAACCAACACAGGAAGAACTTGCACTTTTGCAAAAACAGCTTTCGGAGGGTATAGCTGTGCGATCAAAGCgccaaacagaaagaaaagctAGACGAGCAAGAGCAGCTGAAAAGGCTGCTGCAAATGTTGTATCCGTGAAGTCCGGTTCTACCAGCAAGAAAAAGCGTGTGCCCTTGCAAGAAGTAGACCAGTCTGATCCATTGCGCTTTTTTAGAGGAGCCAGCAGCTCTTCCAGGCTTCTCAGCGCTACTGAAGAAGTGGAGTTGTCAGAAGGAATACAG GACCTGCTAAAACTTGAAAGGATTGAGGAGGAGCTGAAGGAGCGATTTGGAGGCGAGCCCAGCTTTGCACAGTGGGCTGCTGCGGCTGGAGTTGATCAGTTAACTTTGAGGAAGCGCTTAAACTATGGCATCCTTTGCAaagacaaaatgataaaatccaatGTCCGGCTTGTTATTTCAATTGCCAAAAATTATCAGGGAACTGGGATGAATCTCCAAGATCTTGTTCAG GAAGGATGCCGTGGCCTAGTACGAGGCGCAGAGAAGTTTGATGCATCAAAAGGTTTCAAATTCTCAACATATGCTCACTGGTGGATTAAACAGGCAGTACGCAAGTCACTCTCAGATCGGTCTAGAACAATTCGCTTACCA TTTCATATGGTGGATGCAACTTATAGAGTGAAGGAGGCTAGAAAACAATTGTATAGTGAAAATGGAAGACATCCTGATGATAAAGAAGTTGCAGAGGCAGCTGGGCTCTCGATGAAGAGGCTCAGTGCTGTACTACTAACTCCAAAAGCCCCAAGATCTCTTGACCAGAAGATGGGGTTTAACATGGATCTTAAACTTTCG GAAGTGACTGCAGATCCTGAAGCAGAAACAGCAGAAGATCTGCTAATGAAGGAATTTATGAAAAAGGACCTGGCGAAAGTTCTGGGAAGTCTCAGTCCAAGGGAGAATCAGGTCGTCAGATGGAGATTTGGAATGGAGGATGGGAGGATGAAAACGTTGCAGGAGATTGGGGAGTTGATGGGTGTCAGTAGGGAAAGAGTTCGGCAAATCGAGCTGAGCGCATTTCGAAAGCTAAAGAACAAGAATAGAACCAAACAGTTGAGGCAGTACATGGTTGCATAA
- the LOC7493863 gene encoding chromo domain-containing protein LHP1 isoform X1, which translates to MKGKRKATANPVLADTAEGSSNSLIETQVREGNIGEEKEINWVDNGENREETEGEEEEEEDNDDEEEEEEDPKGKDEKGNLFDEERTKLDEGFFEIEAIRRKRVRKGQLQYLIKWRGWPETANTWEPLENLQSCSDVIDAFEESLRSGRSSRKRKRKHGAPHTPSKKKQPRSSAVYNVMDVEVSIADKHLPSAPLNNSLLADLPSPSQFIGLGHGGESSGDVNNIKTSKQTDENGSINGSKHIFERKEDNEYDPKLSELIGTIPNIDVNTNKFTIHFQEEKASEDNGIANGLPKVDYVDLVQNSRCTGAKKRKSGSVKRFKKDSVMCEPVFLPNSSGNFSVGSTGAAAQPGIENPSLTWGNSSHMPMTGNSINAFAITKILKPIGFSASVFDNVQDVLITFRALRSDGQEVTVDNKFLKANNPHLLINFYEQHLKYST; encoded by the exons atgaagggaaagAGGAAGGCAACAGCAAATCCAGTGTTGGCTGATACTGCAGAGGGCAGTAGTAACAGTTTAATTGAGACCCAAGTGAGGGAAGGGAATATTGGTGAAGAAAAGGAGATAAACTGGGTTGATAATGGGGAGAATCGAGAGGAAactgaaggagaagaagaagaggaagaggataatgatgatgaagaggaagaggaagaggaccCCAAAGGAAAAGATGAGAAAGGCAATTTATTTGATGAAGAAAGGACTAAACTTGATGAGGGTTTCTTCGAAATCGAGGCTATTCGTCGAAAACGAGTACGAAAG GGTCAGTTGCAGTATCTTATTAAATG GCGAGGATGGCCTGAAACAGCAAACACCTGGGAGCCCTTGGAGAATTTGCAGTCGTGTTCTGACGTCATTGATGCATTTGAAGAGAG CTTGCGGTCAGGTAGGTCTTCACGAAAGCGGAAACGCAAGCATGGGGCTCCGCATACTCCCTCCAAGAAGAAGCAGCCACGTTCCTCTGCTGTCTACAATGTAATGGATGTTGAAGTAAGTATTGCGGATAAACATCTCCCTTCTGCTCCTCTCAATAACTCATTGCTTGCCGATCTACCTTCACCCTCTCAATTTATCGGCTTAGGTCATGGAGGAGAGAGTAGTGGAGATGtaaataacatcaaaacatcaaagcaaACTGATGAGAATGGGTCCATAAACGGTTCAAAGCATATTTTTGAAAGGAAAGAGGATAATGAATATGATCCAAAGCTTAGCGAGCTTATTGGAACAATTCCTAACATTGATGTAAACACAAATAAGTTCACAATACATTTCCAAGAAGAAAAGGCTTCAGAAGATAATGGGATTGCAAATGGGCTTCCCAAGGTTGATTATGTGGACCTTGTTCAGAACAGTCGATGCACAGGTGCTAAGAAAAGAAAGTCTGGTTCTGTGAAGAGGTTCAAAAAAGACTCTGTCATGTGCGAACCAGTTTTCTTACCGAATTCATCTGGAAATTTCTCAGTTGGCTCTACCGGTGCAGCTGCACAACCAGGGATTGAAAATCCTAGTTTAACTTGGGGTAATTCAAGTCACATGCCAATGACTGGAAATTCCATAAATGCATTTGCTATCACCAAGATCCTCAAGCCTATAGGCTTTTCAGCCTCTGTGTTTGACAATGTCCAGGATGTGCTGATAACCTTTCGTGCATTAAG
- the LOC7493863 gene encoding chromo domain-containing protein LHP1 isoform X5: MGRIERKLKEKKKRKRIMMMKRKRKRTPKEKMRKAIYLMKKGLNLMRVSSKSRLFVENEYERVSCSILLNGEDGLKQQTPGSPWRICSRVLTSLMHLKRGRSSRKRKRKHGAPHTPSKKKQPRSSAVYNVMDVEVSIADKHLPSAPLNNSLLADLPSPSQFIGLGHGGESSGDVNNIKTSKQTDENGSINGSKHIFERKEDNEYDPKLSELIGTIPNIDVNTNKFTIHFQEEKASEDNGIANGLPKVDYVDLVQNSRCTGAKKRKSGSVKRFKKDSVMCEPVFLPNSSGNFSVGSTGAAAQPGIENPSLTWGNSSHMPMTGNSINAFAITKILKPIGFSASVFDNVQDVLITFRALRSDGQEVTVDNKFLKANNPHLLINFYEQHLKYST; this comes from the exons ATGGGGAGAATCGAGAGGAAactgaaggagaagaagaagaggaagaggataatgatgatgaagaggaagaggaagaggaccCCAAAGGAAAAGATGAGAAAGGCAATTTATTTGATGAAGAAAGGACTAAACTTGATGAGGGTTTCTTCGAAATCGAGGCTATTCGTCGAAAACGAGTACGAAAG GGTCAGTTGCAGTATCTTATTAAATG GCGAGGATGGCCTGAAACAGCAAACACCTGGGAGCCCTTGGAGAATTTGCAGTCGTGTTCTGACGTCATTGATGCATTTGAAGAGAG GTAGGTCTTCACGAAAGCGGAAACGCAAGCATGGGGCTCCGCATACTCCCTCCAAGAAGAAGCAGCCACGTTCCTCTGCTGTCTACAATGTAATGGATGTTGAAGTAAGTATTGCGGATAAACATCTCCCTTCTGCTCCTCTCAATAACTCATTGCTTGCCGATCTACCTTCACCCTCTCAATTTATCGGCTTAGGTCATGGAGGAGAGAGTAGTGGAGATGtaaataacatcaaaacatcaaagcaaACTGATGAGAATGGGTCCATAAACGGTTCAAAGCATATTTTTGAAAGGAAAGAGGATAATGAATATGATCCAAAGCTTAGCGAGCTTATTGGAACAATTCCTAACATTGATGTAAACACAAATAAGTTCACAATACATTTCCAAGAAGAAAAGGCTTCAGAAGATAATGGGATTGCAAATGGGCTTCCCAAGGTTGATTATGTGGACCTTGTTCAGAACAGTCGATGCACAGGTGCTAAGAAAAGAAAGTCTGGTTCTGTGAAGAGGTTCAAAAAAGACTCTGTCATGTGCGAACCAGTTTTCTTACCGAATTCATCTGGAAATTTCTCAGTTGGCTCTACCGGTGCAGCTGCACAACCAGGGATTGAAAATCCTAGTTTAACTTGGGGTAATTCAAGTCACATGCCAATGACTGGAAATTCCATAAATGCATTTGCTATCACCAAGATCCTCAAGCCTATAGGCTTTTCAGCCTCTGTGTTTGACAATGTCCAGGATGTGCTGATAACCTTTCGTGCATTAAG
- the LOC7493863 gene encoding chromo domain-containing protein LHP1 isoform X4, translating to MKGKRKATANPVLADTAEGSSNSLIETQVREGNIGEEKEINWVDNGENREETEGEEEEEEDNDDEEEEEEDPKGKDEKGNLFDEERTKLDEGFFEIEAIRRKRVRKGQLQYLIKWRGWPETANTWEPLENLQSCSDVIDAFEESLRSGRSSRKRKRKHGAPHTPSKKKQPRSSAVYNVMDVEVSIADKHLPSAPLNNSLLADLPSPSQFIGLGHGGESSGDVNNIKTSKQTDENGSINGSKHIFERKEDNEYDPKLSELIGTIPNIDVNTNKFTIHFQEEKASEDNGIANGLPKVDYVDLVQNSRCTGAKKRKSGSVKRFKKDSVMCEPVFLPNSSGNFSVGSTGAAAQPGIENPSLTWGNSSHMPMTGNSINAFAITKILKPIGFSASVFDNVQDVLITFRALSIVSSFQVVAYFAGLMDKK from the exons atgaagggaaagAGGAAGGCAACAGCAAATCCAGTGTTGGCTGATACTGCAGAGGGCAGTAGTAACAGTTTAATTGAGACCCAAGTGAGGGAAGGGAATATTGGTGAAGAAAAGGAGATAAACTGGGTTGATAATGGGGAGAATCGAGAGGAAactgaaggagaagaagaagaggaagaggataatgatgatgaagaggaagaggaagaggaccCCAAAGGAAAAGATGAGAAAGGCAATTTATTTGATGAAGAAAGGACTAAACTTGATGAGGGTTTCTTCGAAATCGAGGCTATTCGTCGAAAACGAGTACGAAAG GGTCAGTTGCAGTATCTTATTAAATG GCGAGGATGGCCTGAAACAGCAAACACCTGGGAGCCCTTGGAGAATTTGCAGTCGTGTTCTGACGTCATTGATGCATTTGAAGAGAG CTTGCGGTCAGGTAGGTCTTCACGAAAGCGGAAACGCAAGCATGGGGCTCCGCATACTCCCTCCAAGAAGAAGCAGCCACGTTCCTCTGCTGTCTACAATGTAATGGATGTTGAAGTAAGTATTGCGGATAAACATCTCCCTTCTGCTCCTCTCAATAACTCATTGCTTGCCGATCTACCTTCACCCTCTCAATTTATCGGCTTAGGTCATGGAGGAGAGAGTAGTGGAGATGtaaataacatcaaaacatcaaagcaaACTGATGAGAATGGGTCCATAAACGGTTCAAAGCATATTTTTGAAAGGAAAGAGGATAATGAATATGATCCAAAGCTTAGCGAGCTTATTGGAACAATTCCTAACATTGATGTAAACACAAATAAGTTCACAATACATTTCCAAGAAGAAAAGGCTTCAGAAGATAATGGGATTGCAAATGGGCTTCCCAAGGTTGATTATGTGGACCTTGTTCAGAACAGTCGATGCACAGGTGCTAAGAAAAGAAAGTCTGGTTCTGTGAAGAGGTTCAAAAAAGACTCTGTCATGTGCGAACCAGTTTTCTTACCGAATTCATCTGGAAATTTCTCAGTTGGCTCTACCGGTGCAGCTGCACAACCAGGGATTGAAAATCCTAGTTTAACTTGGGGTAATTCAAGTCACATGCCAATGACTGGAAATTCCATAAATGCATTTGCTATCACCAAGATCCTCAAGCCTATAGGCTTTTCAGCCTCTGTGTTTGACAATGTCCAGGATGTGCTGATAACCTTTCGTGCATTAAG
- the LOC7493863 gene encoding chromo domain-containing protein LHP1 isoform X3 codes for MKGKRKATANPVLADTAEGSSNSLIETQVREGNIGEEKEINWVDNGENREETEGEEEEEEDNDDEEEEEEDPKGKDEKGNLFDEERTKLDEGFFEIEAIRRKRVRKGQLQYLIKWRGWPETANTWEPLENLQSCSDVIDAFEESLRSGRSSRKRKRKHGAPHTPSKKKQPRSSAVYNVMDVEVSIADKHLPSAPLNNSLLADLPSPSQFIGLGHGGESSGDVNNIKTSKQTDENGSINGSKHIFERKEDNEYDPKLSELIGTIPNIDVNTNKFTIHFQEEKASEDNGIANGLPKVDYVDLVQNSRCTGAKKRKSGSVKRFKKDSVMCEPVFLPNSSGNFSVGSTGAAAQPGIENPSLTWGNSSHMPMTGNSINAFAITKILKPIGFSASVFDNVQDVLITFRALSSIVSSFQVVAYFAGLMDKK; via the exons atgaagggaaagAGGAAGGCAACAGCAAATCCAGTGTTGGCTGATACTGCAGAGGGCAGTAGTAACAGTTTAATTGAGACCCAAGTGAGGGAAGGGAATATTGGTGAAGAAAAGGAGATAAACTGGGTTGATAATGGGGAGAATCGAGAGGAAactgaaggagaagaagaagaggaagaggataatgatgatgaagaggaagaggaagaggaccCCAAAGGAAAAGATGAGAAAGGCAATTTATTTGATGAAGAAAGGACTAAACTTGATGAGGGTTTCTTCGAAATCGAGGCTATTCGTCGAAAACGAGTACGAAAG GGTCAGTTGCAGTATCTTATTAAATG GCGAGGATGGCCTGAAACAGCAAACACCTGGGAGCCCTTGGAGAATTTGCAGTCGTGTTCTGACGTCATTGATGCATTTGAAGAGAG CTTGCGGTCAGGTAGGTCTTCACGAAAGCGGAAACGCAAGCATGGGGCTCCGCATACTCCCTCCAAGAAGAAGCAGCCACGTTCCTCTGCTGTCTACAATGTAATGGATGTTGAAGTAAGTATTGCGGATAAACATCTCCCTTCTGCTCCTCTCAATAACTCATTGCTTGCCGATCTACCTTCACCCTCTCAATTTATCGGCTTAGGTCATGGAGGAGAGAGTAGTGGAGATGtaaataacatcaaaacatcaaagcaaACTGATGAGAATGGGTCCATAAACGGTTCAAAGCATATTTTTGAAAGGAAAGAGGATAATGAATATGATCCAAAGCTTAGCGAGCTTATTGGAACAATTCCTAACATTGATGTAAACACAAATAAGTTCACAATACATTTCCAAGAAGAAAAGGCTTCAGAAGATAATGGGATTGCAAATGGGCTTCCCAAGGTTGATTATGTGGACCTTGTTCAGAACAGTCGATGCACAGGTGCTAAGAAAAGAAAGTCTGGTTCTGTGAAGAGGTTCAAAAAAGACTCTGTCATGTGCGAACCAGTTTTCTTACCGAATTCATCTGGAAATTTCTCAGTTGGCTCTACCGGTGCAGCTGCACAACCAGGGATTGAAAATCCTAGTTTAACTTGGGGTAATTCAAGTCACATGCCAATGACTGGAAATTCCATAAATGCATTTGCTATCACCAAGATCCTCAAGCCTATAGGCTTTTCAGCCTCTGTGTTTGACAATGTCCAGGATGTGCTGATAACCTTTCGTGCATTAAG
- the LOC7482403 gene encoding upstream activation factor subunit spp27, translated as MSLAASRVFKACRALLAPAKPATASKTTVAKPKPKPKPKAKATSTTPGTPRGILKPNPVSPVLGDFLGGVPESSRAEAVKKIWAHIKLHNLQNPTNKKEIICDAKLKAIFDGRDKVGFLDIGKLLSAHFPKAG; from the exons atgtcGTTAGCAGCATCTAGGGTTTTCAAGGCCTGTAGGGCACTCTTGGCTCCAGCCAAACCTGCTACTGCTTCCAAGACCACGGTAGCGAAGCCAAAGCCTAAGCCTAAGCCAAAGGCAAAGGCAACCTCTACGACTCCAGGAACACCCCGTGGAATACTCAAGCCAAACCCTGTCTCTCCTGTTCTCGGTGACTTCTTAGGTGGGGTCCCTGAGTCTTCTCGAGCTGAGGCTGTGAAGAAGATCTGGGCCCACATCAAGCTCCACAATCTCCAG AACCCCACTAACAAGAAGGAGATAATTTGTGATGCAAAGCTAAAGGCCATATTTGATGGGAGAGACAAGGTTGGATTCTTGGATATAGGGAAGTTGCTGTCTGCTCATTTTCCAAAGGCTGGTTAA
- the LOC7493863 gene encoding chromo domain-containing protein LHP1 isoform X2, with protein MKGKRKATANPVLADTAEGSSNSLIETQVREGNIGEEKEINWVDNGENREETEGEEEEEEDNDDEEEEEEDPKGKDEKGNLFDEERTKLDEGFFEIEAIRRKRVRKGQLQYLIKWRGWPETANTWEPLENLQSCSDVIDAFEERSSRKRKRKHGAPHTPSKKKQPRSSAVYNVMDVEVSIADKHLPSAPLNNSLLADLPSPSQFIGLGHGGESSGDVNNIKTSKQTDENGSINGSKHIFERKEDNEYDPKLSELIGTIPNIDVNTNKFTIHFQEEKASEDNGIANGLPKVDYVDLVQNSRCTGAKKRKSGSVKRFKKDSVMCEPVFLPNSSGNFSVGSTGAAAQPGIENPSLTWGNSSHMPMTGNSINAFAITKILKPIGFSASVFDNVQDVLITFRALRSDGQEVTVDNKFLKANNPHLLINFYEQHLKYST; from the exons atgaagggaaagAGGAAGGCAACAGCAAATCCAGTGTTGGCTGATACTGCAGAGGGCAGTAGTAACAGTTTAATTGAGACCCAAGTGAGGGAAGGGAATATTGGTGAAGAAAAGGAGATAAACTGGGTTGATAATGGGGAGAATCGAGAGGAAactgaaggagaagaagaagaggaagaggataatgatgatgaagaggaagaggaagaggaccCCAAAGGAAAAGATGAGAAAGGCAATTTATTTGATGAAGAAAGGACTAAACTTGATGAGGGTTTCTTCGAAATCGAGGCTATTCGTCGAAAACGAGTACGAAAG GGTCAGTTGCAGTATCTTATTAAATG GCGAGGATGGCCTGAAACAGCAAACACCTGGGAGCCCTTGGAGAATTTGCAGTCGTGTTCTGACGTCATTGATGCATTTGAAGAGAG GTCTTCACGAAAGCGGAAACGCAAGCATGGGGCTCCGCATACTCCCTCCAAGAAGAAGCAGCCACGTTCCTCTGCTGTCTACAATGTAATGGATGTTGAAGTAAGTATTGCGGATAAACATCTCCCTTCTGCTCCTCTCAATAACTCATTGCTTGCCGATCTACCTTCACCCTCTCAATTTATCGGCTTAGGTCATGGAGGAGAGAGTAGTGGAGATGtaaataacatcaaaacatcaaagcaaACTGATGAGAATGGGTCCATAAACGGTTCAAAGCATATTTTTGAAAGGAAAGAGGATAATGAATATGATCCAAAGCTTAGCGAGCTTATTGGAACAATTCCTAACATTGATGTAAACACAAATAAGTTCACAATACATTTCCAAGAAGAAAAGGCTTCAGAAGATAATGGGATTGCAAATGGGCTTCCCAAGGTTGATTATGTGGACCTTGTTCAGAACAGTCGATGCACAGGTGCTAAGAAAAGAAAGTCTGGTTCTGTGAAGAGGTTCAAAAAAGACTCTGTCATGTGCGAACCAGTTTTCTTACCGAATTCATCTGGAAATTTCTCAGTTGGCTCTACCGGTGCAGCTGCACAACCAGGGATTGAAAATCCTAGTTTAACTTGGGGTAATTCAAGTCACATGCCAATGACTGGAAATTCCATAAATGCATTTGCTATCACCAAGATCCTCAAGCCTATAGGCTTTTCAGCCTCTGTGTTTGACAATGTCCAGGATGTGCTGATAACCTTTCGTGCATTAAG